A section of the Sphaerobacter thermophilus DSM 20745 genome encodes:
- a CDS encoding Nramp family divalent metal transporter encodes MGHTRPPLDVDDLPEPEEVFKVPHIGPKQAITHVIGPSLIALGISIGSGEWLLAPLGVASYGFVGIGWIILISAVLQTFYNMEVSRYIMATGEVPILGFARVAPGAIFWVAISLAILYMANIWGGWAAGAGESLYVLFTGDLVDTPSERTTARFLAFGLMLLVLAITLVGRKIARTLELVNWVIVGFIVVTLLIVDLIVVPFSTWAAALRGLVTPALPPSGVDATVIGGIVGYTALSSGLNWYAMNYYRDHGYGMGYRVGFISGLIGGRQEEIAPVGKTFPDTPENERRWKRWFRLLMLDQWVVFFGGALIGIFLTTLLVSHLAGLPGEAAPTRETMPTYAADVLSRHYGSFFYYWALLMGFFVLFSTQIGIYEGLVRNVADGLYGTSERFRQFLAGDPRRFYYPYMAVLAVVIGIILFVALPVGLVLISANMANLGALIYPFLLMYLNSKLPGPARMRWWSYVILMLNVLFFGFFFINFAVSQLTGSPLVSF; translated from the coding sequence TTGGGCCATACCAGGCCACCGCTTGACGTTGACGACCTGCCTGAACCGGAAGAGGTCTTCAAAGTTCCGCACATCGGCCCGAAGCAGGCCATCACCCATGTCATCGGCCCGAGCCTGATCGCGCTCGGCATCTCGATCGGTAGTGGCGAGTGGCTGCTGGCTCCCCTCGGCGTGGCGTCCTACGGTTTCGTCGGCATTGGTTGGATCATCCTGATCTCGGCTGTCCTGCAGACGTTCTACAACATGGAGGTCAGCCGCTACATCATGGCCACCGGTGAGGTGCCGATCCTGGGGTTCGCGCGCGTGGCTCCGGGCGCCATATTCTGGGTGGCGATCTCACTGGCGATCCTCTACATGGCCAACATCTGGGGCGGCTGGGCTGCCGGGGCAGGCGAGAGCCTCTATGTGCTCTTCACCGGCGATCTGGTCGATACCCCGAGCGAGCGCACGACCGCCCGCTTCCTGGCCTTCGGGCTGATGCTCCTGGTGCTGGCGATCACCCTCGTTGGGCGCAAGATCGCCCGCACGCTCGAGCTGGTCAACTGGGTCATCGTCGGCTTCATCGTCGTGACCCTGCTCATCGTGGACCTGATTGTCGTGCCCTTCTCGACCTGGGCCGCGGCCCTGCGGGGGCTGGTCACGCCCGCCCTACCGCCGTCCGGCGTCGATGCGACCGTCATCGGCGGGATCGTCGGCTACACCGCGCTCTCGTCCGGCCTCAACTGGTACGCGATGAACTACTACCGCGACCACGGCTACGGCATGGGCTACCGGGTCGGGTTCATCTCCGGCCTGATCGGCGGCCGGCAGGAAGAAATCGCCCCAGTCGGGAAGACCTTCCCCGACACGCCGGAGAACGAGCGGCGCTGGAAGCGCTGGTTCCGCCTGCTGATGCTCGACCAGTGGGTGGTCTTCTTCGGCGGGGCGCTCATCGGCATCTTCCTAACTACGTTGCTGGTGTCGCACCTGGCCGGGCTGCCCGGTGAGGCCGCGCCGACCCGCGAGACGATGCCGACCTACGCGGCCGACGTCCTCTCGCGCCACTACGGCTCATTCTTCTACTACTGGGCGCTGCTGATGGGCTTCTTCGTCCTGTTCAGCACCCAGATCGGCATCTACGAGGGCCTGGTGCGCAACGTGGCCGACGGACTCTACGGCACCAGCGAGCGGTTCCGCCAGTTCCTTGCGGGCGACCCGCGCCGCTTCTACTACCCGTACATGGCGGTGCTGGCGGTCGTGATCGGCATCATCCTCTTCGTGGCACTGCCGGTCGGGCTGGTGCTGATCTCGGCCAACATGGCGAACCTGGGGGCGCTCATCTACCCGTTCTTGCTGATGTACCTGAACAGCAAGCTGCCCGGCCCCGCCCGCATGCGCTGGTGGTCCTACGTGATCCTGATGCTCAACGTCCTCTTCTTCGGCTTCTTCTTCATCAACTTCGCCGTCTCACAGTTGACCGGCAGCCCACTGGTCAGCTTCTAG
- a CDS encoding DUF1883 domain-containing protein, with protein MRFNYYDLGHRSRGEIVEVTLSGSAANVRLLDSLNFSRYRAHQRHRYIGGLVTRSPVLLQIPRSGRWYVTVDLNGLRGTVRSSVRVLPGALPPLRTP; from the coding sequence ATGCGGTTCAACTACTACGACCTCGGGCACCGATCTCGAGGAGAGATCGTCGAAGTCACCCTGTCTGGCAGTGCAGCAAATGTCAGGCTTCTCGACTCGCTCAACTTCAGTCGGTACCGGGCTCATCAACGGCATCGGTACATTGGTGGTCTGGTGACGCGCTCGCCTGTTCTCCTTCAGATCCCTCGGTCGGGGCGTTGGTACGTTACCGTCGATCTGAACGGCCTCCGCGGTACTGTGCGTTCAAGTGTCCGTGTTCTTCCCGGCGCACTCCCTCCTCTGCGCACACCATAG
- a CDS encoding flavodoxin domain-containing protein has product MRVLIAVASRHGSTYEIAEVIAAEVRAAGDVVDLRAAEDVDSLESYDAVVLGSAVYMGKWLPEARQFVTRHRARLAAIPVWLFCSGPLGHDDPKPTGDPAGLDDLIQATQARGHRIFAGKLDMRGLGIGERLIVRMVKAPEGDFRDWDAIRAWAREIATELPLLAGSAG; this is encoded by the coding sequence ATGCGCGTCTTGATCGCCGTCGCGAGCCGGCACGGCAGCACGTACGAGATCGCCGAGGTGATTGCCGCTGAGGTGCGGGCCGCCGGTGACGTCGTCGACCTGCGTGCCGCGGAGGATGTCGACAGCCTGGAATCGTACGATGCGGTAGTCCTCGGCAGTGCCGTCTACATGGGAAAGTGGCTGCCTGAGGCCCGGCAGTTCGTCACCCGACACCGCGCACGGCTGGCGGCCATCCCGGTCTGGCTCTTCTGCAGCGGGCCGCTGGGCCACGACGATCCGAAGCCGACGGGCGACCCTGCCGGCCTGGACGACCTGATCCAGGCGACCCAGGCCCGCGGGCACCGCATCTTTGCCGGCAAGCTGGACATGCGTGGACTGGGCATCGGCGAGCGGCTCATCGTGAGGATGGTCAAGGCACCGGAGGGCGATTTTCGGGACTGGGACGCGATCCGTGCCTGGGCCCGGGAGATCGCCACCGAGCTGCCCCTACTCGCGGGCAGTGCGGGCTGA
- a CDS encoding DUF6544 family protein, with protein sequence MKTLLRWITGAVVVGLAVGSASVTLGQRGMTRMVRRDVTALLTRAEPVPAGVVTDTMLSDLPEPVRRYLAYSGIVGKPMAGTVHLKQTGRMRLSPGQPWMPLTAQQYFSVRPPGFVWDGTVRLGPLPVARGRDMYLDGVGHMLIKAGGVVTVADAGGPEMDQGALMRYLSELIWLPTGFLGEQIAFESLDAQSVRVTLTDHGQRVSGTMHFDDEGRFTRFVAQRYRSVDGGQELTTWSAEALEYGERGGLMLPVRARASWMLPDGDFSYIDLTVTEVVYDPIQP encoded by the coding sequence ATGAAAACACTCCTGAGATGGATAACCGGCGCCGTCGTGGTGGGGCTGGCTGTTGGTTCGGCCTCAGTGACGCTCGGCCAGCGCGGAATGACGCGCATGGTCCGCCGCGACGTCACGGCGCTGCTGACTCGCGCGGAGCCCGTCCCGGCGGGGGTGGTCACCGACACCATGCTGAGCGATCTCCCTGAGCCGGTGCGGCGCTATCTCGCGTACAGCGGCATCGTCGGCAAGCCGATGGCCGGCACGGTCCATCTGAAGCAGACTGGACGGATGCGGCTCAGCCCCGGCCAGCCCTGGATGCCCCTCACCGCACAGCAGTATTTCTCGGTGCGCCCACCCGGGTTCGTCTGGGACGGCACCGTGCGGCTTGGCCCGCTCCCTGTCGCGCGTGGCCGGGACATGTATCTGGACGGCGTGGGGCACATGCTGATCAAGGCCGGTGGGGTCGTCACCGTGGCCGATGCCGGCGGGCCGGAGATGGACCAGGGCGCGCTCATGCGCTACTTGAGCGAGTTGATCTGGCTCCCCACCGGGTTCCTCGGGGAGCAGATCGCCTTCGAGTCGCTGGATGCGCAGTCGGTCCGGGTGACGCTCACCGACCACGGTCAGCGCGTCAGCGGGACCATGCACTTCGACGACGAGGGCCGCTTCACCCGCTTCGTCGCCCAACGCTACCGCAGCGTCGACGGGGGGCAGGAGTTGACGACCTGGTCGGCCGAGGCCCTGGAGTACGGCGAGCGCGGCGGCCTGATGCTCCCCGTCCGGGCTCGAGCGAGTTGGATGCTGCCGGACGGGGACTTCTCCTACATCGACCTCACGGTCACCGAGGTGGTCTACGACCCTATCCAACCGTAG